A single region of the Tachyglossus aculeatus isolate mTacAcu1 chromosome X1, mTacAcu1.pri, whole genome shotgun sequence genome encodes:
- the INSYN2B gene encoding protein INSYN2B, whose translation MAQQSMKVRPVLLKRNSLDSVDFIKAPQHRRSKSQQVRFKEDGANQQPTDLGEADAQETGDPTLTGKTEVSRPHYSPSYSLSLPRSRSGNIRNIAIQTSPSLRKHFPVFKRKKLTASKSLLEMPTKSKSSIQLNGNLPEQDAVASDLAYLSITPPFGEEPKRGKRAHPFFSRVVKVQSNGPLSIAMDPGSLGKQEKATASTQVPEEGPHSPPCEAKAFICGREPTGELSSMIEPSETSRTDGNTMLPSVSEKPSSCPNATSRVHPHCDSYQADTHDPKSIFPKEDSACTRPAPSSPPLKEACTPPAPLTPSSSPSLFRDLGQSTHLRSASDWVTLSNNNQGLITLAAGNASKSAPSCQGEMEKNSTQSDAPEFKTGLGSFHIQPSLPRKEIKPQTNKEIREINQIHLAHGELCDLQGRLQSVEESLHSNQEKIKVLLNVIQDLEKARALTEGRNFYRTGQDLNNCSTCQNTACIIYSVEYDFRQQEGRFHQVLKTLDQVEQIPESSPPQQVPVDPPIPEKQDIRRKSKKMKKKCFWWI comes from the exons ATGGCCCAGCAAAGCATGAAAGTGAGACCAGTGCTTCTGAAGCGGAACAGTCTGGACTCGGTGGATTTCATCAAAGCGCCCCAACACCGCAGGAGCAAATCTCAGCAAGTCCGGTTCAAGGAGGATGGGGCCAACCAGCAGCCCACTGACCTGGGGGAAGCGGATGCCCAAGAGACCGGGGACCCAACCCTGACAGGGAAGACAGAGGTGTCCAGGCCCCACTACTCGCCCAgctattccctctctctcccccgatCGCGAAGTGGGAATATTCGGAACATCGCTATCCAGACCTCCCCTAGCCTCAGGAAGCACTTCCCGGTGTTCAAAAGGAAGAAGCTGACCGCCAGCAAGTCTCTGCTGGAGATGCCCACCAAATCGAAGAGCTCCATCCAACTCAACGGCAACCTCCCCGAGCAAGACGCCGTGGCTTCAGACCTTGCCTATTTAAGCATTACTCCGCCTTTTGGAGAGGAGCCTAAGAGAGGCAAGAGAgctcatcctttcttctccagagTGGTCAAGGTGCAAAGCAACGGGCCCCTCAGCATAGCCATGGACCCAGGTAGTTTAGGAAAGCAAGAGAAGGCCACAGCTTCTACCCAGGTCCCAGAGGAGGGACCACACAGTCCTCCATGTGAAGCAAAAGCCTTCATTTGTGGCCGAGAGCCCACTGGTGAGTTAAGTTCTATGATAGAGCCTTCTGAAACAAGCAGGACGGATGGCAACACCATGTTGCCCTCTGTTTCAGAAAAGCCTTCCTCCTGCCCAAATGCCACCAGCAGAGTCCACCCCCATTGTGACTCCTACCAAGCAGATACACATGATCCCAAATCGATTTTTCCCAAAGAAGACTCTGCATGTACACGGCCAGCTCCTTCTTCACCTCCATTAAAGGAAGCGTGTACTCCACCAGCTCCGCTCACTCCCAGCTCCTCTCCCAGCCTCTTCAGAGACCTTGGACAGTCCACCCACCTCAGATCGGCTTCCGACTGGGTAACGCTGAGTAACAATAATCAGGGCCTAATAACACTGGCAGCTGGTAATGCATCAAAATCTGCTCCCTCCTgtcagggggagatggagaaaaatTCCACCCAATCTGATGCTCCAGAGTTTAAAACTGGTTTAGGAAGCTTTCACATCCAGCCCTCTCTCCCAAGGAAGGAAATAAAACCTCAAACCAACAAAGAGATTAGAGAAATTAATCAAATTCACCTGGCACACGGTGAACTCTGTGACCTCCAAGGCAGACTGCAATCCGTAGAGGAATCTTTGCACTCAAACCAAGAGAAGATTAAAGTCCTTTTGAATGTAATTCAAGACTTGGAAAAAGCCAGGGCCTTAACAGAAGG GCGCAACTTTTATCGCACTGGCCAGGATCTCAACAACTGCAGCACTTGCCAGAACACGGCATGCATCATATACAG TGTAGAATATGACTTCCGACAGCAGGAAGGCAGATTCCATCAAGTCCTAAAGACCCTGGATCAAGTGGAACAGATTCCGGAGTCGTCCCCTCCACAGCAGGTGCCTGTAGACCCTCCCATCCCCGAAAAACAGGACATTCGAAGAAAAAGTAAAAAGATGAAAAAGAAATGTTTCTGGTGGATTTGA